A window of the Hordeum vulgare subsp. vulgare chromosome 5H, MorexV3_pseudomolecules_assembly, whole genome shotgun sequence genome harbors these coding sequences:
- the LOC123397801 gene encoding plant cysteine oxidase 2-like: MGAGMVEVELGPGMGAAESVPPAKRRRVVALKTAASAAGRRPRRARRPSAIQRLFQACRAVFRGPGTVPAPAEVALLRAMLDRMRPEDVGLSSEMAFFRNRDAAAEGTPTITHTTIYKSEKFSMVLFFLPTNAVIPLHNHPGMTVFNKLLIGSMHATSYDWADPDDDPANESGASSADGQLRLAQLVVDDVFTAPCDTSVLFPTAGGNMHRFRAVAPSAFLDILGPPYSIEEDRDCTYYTDIPYSQHRMTGGELGGDEQEGRRLAWLKEVEMPRDLKMCSVRYGGPPISGR; this comes from the exons ATGGGGGCCGGGATGGTGGAGGTGGAGCTGGGGCCAGGGATGGGGGCGGCCGAGTCCGTGCCGCCGGCCAAGAGGAGGCGGGTGGTGGCCCTAAAGACCGCGGCTTCGGCGGCGGGAAGGAGGCCgcggcgcgccaggaggccgtCCGCCATCCAGCGGCTCTTCCAGGCCTGCCGCGCCGTCTTCCGTGGCCCCGGCACCGTGCCCGCCCCCGCCGAGGTCGCCCTGCTCCGCGCCATGCTCG ACAGAATGAGACCGGAGGACGTCGGCCTAAGCTCGGAAATGGCCTTCTTCAGGAACAGGGACGCCGCAGCCGAAGGGACCCCGACGATCACGCACACCACCATATACAAGTCTGAGAAATTCTCC ATGGTTCTCTTCTTCTTGCCGACGAATGCGGTCATCCCCCTGCACAACCACCCCGGTATGACGGTGTTCAACAAGCTGCTCATCGGGTCGATGCACGCAACGTCATACGACTGGGCTGATCCCGACGATGATCCGGCTAATGAGAGCGGCGCTTCGTCGGCTGACGGTCAAT TGAGGCTGGCACAACTGGTCGTGGACGATGTTTTCACGGCGCCGTGCGACACGTCGGTCCTGTTCCCGACGGCGGGAGGCAACATGCACCGGTTCAGGGCCGTCGCGCCATCCGCGTTCCTCGACATCCTCGGCCCCCCTTACTCCATCGAAGAGGACCGAGACTGCACGTACTACACGGACATTCCATACTCCCAGCATCGCA TGACCGGCGGTGAGCTCGGCGGGGACGAGCAAGAAGGCCGGCGTCTCGCGTGGCTGAAAGAGGTGGAGATGCCGAGGGATCTGAAGATGTGCAGCGTCCGGTACGGCGGCCCACCGATCTCCGGCAGGTGA
- the LOC123396144 gene encoding plant cysteine oxidase 1-like, producing MGAGAAGLDVAAGRRRVLAAKNRAGRPRQARRRAQPPTALQRLFRACRAVFRGPGTVPAPPEVALLRAMLDRMRPEDVGLSPGMRFFRTRDNAAPGKKKNPAITHATIYKSENFSMVILFLPQNAVIPLHNHPGMTVLSKLLIGSMHVRSYDWADDPGDDPAASSPDDQLRLAELVLDDVFTAPCDTSVLYPTAGGNMHRFTAIAPCAILDILGPPYSLAEDRDCTYYEDVPCSSQHPIVTGNEQEGRRLAWLKEVEMPRDLKMCSVRYGGPPVSDR from the exons ATGGGTGCGGGGGCGGCGGGGCTGGACGTGGCCGCCGGCCGGAGGCGGGTGCTGGCGGCCAAGAACAGAGCTGGCAGGCcgcggcaggcgaggaggcgcgCGCAGCCGCCGACGGCGCTGCAGCGGCTCTTCCGGGCCTGCCGCGCCGTCTTCCGGGGCCCCGGCACCGTGCCCGCGCCGCCCGAGGTCGCCCTGCTCCGTGCCATGCTCG ACAGAATGAGGCCGGAGGACGTCGGGCTGAGCCCGGGCATGAGGTTCTTCAGGACGAGAGACAATGCCGCCCCAGGGAAGAAGAAGAACCCAGCAATCACCCACGCCACCATatacaaatctgaaaatttcTCG ATGGTCATCTTGTTCCTGCCGCAGAATGCGGTCATCCCTCTGCACAACCACCCCGGGATGACGGTGCTCAGCAAGCTGCTCATCGGATCGATGCACGTAAGGTCGTATGACTGGGCCGACGATCCCGGCGATGATCCGGCCGCCTCATCGCCCGACGACCAAC TGAGGTTGGCGGAgctggttctggatgatgtctTCACGGCGCCGTGCGACACGTCGGTCCTCTACCCGACGGCGGGGGGCAACATGCACCGGTTCACGGCCATCGCGCCCTGCGCCATCCTCGACATCCTTGGCCCCCCTTACTCCCTGGCGGAGGACCGAGATTGCACCTACTACGAGGATGTTCCATGCTCCTCCCAGCATCCCA TTGTGACCGGCAATGAGCAAGAAGGCCGGCGCCTCGCGTGGCTGAAGGAGGTCGAGATGCCGAGGGATCTGAAGATGTGCAGCGTCCGGTACGGCGGCCCGCCGGTCTCCGACAGGTGA